A section of the Solitalea canadensis DSM 3403 genome encodes:
- a CDS encoding ABC transporter permease produces MLSYILNKTFYGLLVLLGIVVSVFFLFNILPADPARMTMGQRSDVQSLEAVRKELGLDKPMPVQFALFLNDVSPIGIHGTDSVSRAKYHYQQLIPVGKDEVLAIKMPYLRRSYQTKKEVSEILRETIPNTLILAFTSMLFASIIGIALGVISAIKKDSWIDKASLGFSIIGISAPSFFAGIIIAWLFGFVLSDYTGLNMSGSLHNFDPFKGEVLTLKNLWLPMITLGLRPLAIIVQLTRSAMLDVLSMDYIRTARAKGLNNYTVVVKHALRNALNPVVTAISGWFASLIAGSFFIEYIFGYNGLGKATVDALGLADFPVVMGSILFCGFFFVVLNILVDILYGVLDPRVRVR; encoded by the coding sequence ATGCTTTCATATATACTCAATAAGACATTTTACGGATTACTTGTTCTTTTAGGAATTGTAGTTTCTGTATTCTTTCTGTTCAATATATTACCGGCAGATCCGGCACGTATGACAATGGGACAGCGTTCAGATGTACAGTCATTAGAAGCCGTTCGGAAAGAACTAGGTCTTGACAAGCCCATGCCTGTTCAGTTCGCATTATTTCTGAATGATGTTTCTCCTATTGGAATTCATGGCACAGATTCGGTTTCGAGAGCAAAATATCATTATCAACAACTCATTCCGGTTGGTAAAGATGAAGTTTTGGCGATTAAAATGCCTTATCTGCGTCGTTCCTATCAAACCAAAAAAGAAGTTTCTGAAATCCTGCGGGAAACCATTCCCAATACATTGATTTTAGCTTTTACGTCCATGCTTTTTGCTTCTATTATTGGAATTGCATTGGGAGTAATATCTGCAATAAAAAAAGATAGTTGGATTGATAAAGCTTCGCTCGGTTTCTCAATTATTGGTATATCAGCACCTTCATTTTTTGCAGGGATTATTATCGCATGGCTTTTTGGCTTTGTTTTAAGTGATTACACCGGCCTAAACATGTCGGGCAGTTTACATAATTTCGATCCGTTTAAAGGGGAAGTGCTTACACTAAAAAACCTTTGGCTACCCATGATTACCCTTGGTCTGCGTCCATTGGCAATTATTGTTCAGCTAACCCGTAGTGCTATGCTTGATGTACTTTCTATGGATTATATCCGTACGGCACGAGCCAAAGGATTGAACAATTATACTGTTGTGGTGAAGCATGCCTTAAGAAATGCACTTAACCCGGTTGTTACTGCTATTTCGGGTTGGTTTGCATCACTTATAGCGGGTTCGTTTTTCATCGAATATATCTTTGGCTATAATGGATTAGGCAAAGCAACTGTTGATGCATTAGGTCTAGCTGATTTCCCTGTTGTTATGGGCTCCATTCTGTTCTGTGGGTTCTTCTTTGTAGTATTAAATATTTTGGTCGATATACTTTACGGAGTACTCGATCCGAGAGTGAGGGTAAGATAA
- the recQ gene encoding DNA helicase RecQ encodes MITAAQSVLKEYFGYDEFRPLQRNIIQSILDKKDTLVLMPTGGGKSICFQVPALLLDGLCVVISPLISLMKDQVDALRINGIGAAYLNSSQSFEEEEVVIEDCINGNIKLLYLSPEKLKSSIPMLGRFNIQLLAIDEAHCISSWGHDFRPEYTQLSILKERFSDVPIVALTATADRVTRKDIIRQLNLHKPATFVASFDRPNLNLEVKTGIKTRQKDQEIVQFIHSKPNQSGIIYCLSRKTTEELAEKLREHQVNAAAYHAGMSADDRNETQEDFINDRVQVVCATVAFGMGIDKSNVRWVIHYNLPKNIEGYYQEIGRAGRDGLESETILYYNLVDIVLLTQFAEQSQQRELNLEKLKRIQQFAEADICRRKILINYFGENFEDSCGNCDVCKNPRKHFDGTLLVQKALSALLRMNESVGITMLIDVLRGSHKAEVLEKGFDKIKTYGAGSDLSFNHWQQFIMQMLNLGIIEMAYDEGFSLKSTELGKEILFGKKTADLVYPVVREVKKTQTIPLDDITPVVETTDDKLFEALRRLRREFAEKEKVPAYSIFTDASLRQMVAEKPQTENALLSISGIGQRKMEKYGTQFIELITNHINRNGSGSRTKGDTFKETLYLLNKNFTPEEVAANRKLSLQTVFSHISALYIKGDNIDLLQFVSLDEIERVRLAHKATGSDKLKDIFDFLRGEVEYHKIRLALGWIERK; translated from the coding sequence ATGATTACAGCAGCCCAGTCTGTTCTAAAAGAATATTTCGGATATGATGAATTCCGTCCTTTACAAAGAAATATCATCCAATCCATTCTCGATAAAAAAGACACGTTAGTATTAATGCCCACAGGTGGAGGAAAGTCCATTTGTTTTCAGGTACCTGCATTACTTTTAGATGGATTGTGCGTTGTCATCTCTCCGTTGATTTCGTTAATGAAAGACCAGGTAGATGCATTGCGCATAAATGGTATTGGAGCTGCCTATCTAAACAGTAGCCAGAGTTTCGAAGAAGAGGAAGTGGTTATTGAAGATTGTATTAACGGAAATATTAAGTTATTATACTTATCACCCGAAAAATTAAAATCGAGCATACCAATGCTTGGTCGTTTTAATATTCAATTATTAGCAATTGATGAGGCTCATTGCATCTCTTCGTGGGGGCATGATTTTCGTCCTGAGTATACTCAGCTAAGTATTTTAAAAGAACGATTTTCGGATGTACCAATTGTAGCATTAACAGCTACTGCCGACAGGGTTACCCGAAAAGATATTATAAGGCAGTTAAATTTGCATAAGCCGGCTACATTTGTTGCCTCTTTTGATCGGCCTAATTTAAATTTAGAAGTAAAGACAGGGATTAAAACGCGTCAAAAAGACCAGGAGATCGTTCAGTTTATTCACTCTAAACCCAACCAATCAGGAATTATTTATTGCCTAAGCCGAAAAACCACGGAAGAGTTGGCCGAAAAGCTTCGCGAACATCAGGTAAACGCAGCAGCTTATCATGCCGGAATGAGTGCTGATGACCGTAATGAAACCCAGGAAGATTTTATCAATGATCGGGTTCAGGTTGTATGTGCAACAGTGGCTTTTGGAATGGGAATCGACAAATCAAATGTTCGTTGGGTAATTCACTATAATTTACCTAAAAACATTGAAGGTTATTACCAGGAAATTGGACGAGCAGGTCGTGATGGACTTGAAAGTGAAACCATTCTCTATTATAATTTAGTTGACATTGTTTTACTAACCCAATTTGCCGAACAAAGTCAGCAACGTGAACTTAACCTGGAGAAGCTTAAACGGATTCAACAATTTGCGGAAGCCGATATTTGTCGAAGAAAGATTCTGATTAATTATTTTGGAGAAAACTTTGAAGATAGTTGCGGAAATTGTGATGTATGCAAAAATCCCCGAAAGCATTTCGATGGCACATTGTTAGTGCAAAAAGCATTATCTGCCTTATTGAGGATGAATGAATCTGTTGGAATAACAATGCTTATCGATGTTTTAAGGGGTTCGCACAAAGCCGAAGTCCTTGAAAAGGGCTTTGATAAAATTAAGACCTATGGAGCAGGAAGCGATTTAAGTTTTAATCACTGGCAGCAATTTATCATGCAAATGCTCAATCTGGGCATCATTGAGATGGCTTACGATGAAGGCTTTAGCTTAAAATCAACTGAACTTGGTAAGGAAATATTATTCGGAAAGAAAACAGCTGACCTTGTTTATCCAGTAGTCAGAGAGGTTAAGAAAACACAGACAATTCCATTAGATGATATAACACCAGTTGTTGAAACCACAGACGATAAATTATTTGAAGCATTACGCCGACTGCGGCGAGAATTTGCGGAAAAAGAAAAAGTTCCTGCTTATTCAATCTTTACCGATGCTTCATTGCGGCAAATGGTTGCTGAAAAGCCACAGACTGAAAATGCCTTGTTATCTATTTCGGGTATCGGTCAACGAAAAATGGAGAAATATGGCACTCAGTTCATTGAATTAATTACCAATCATATTAACCGAAATGGGAGTGGCTCCAGAACAAAAGGAGATACATTTAAGGAAACGCTTTACCTGTTAAATAAGAATTTCACGCCTGAAGAAGTAGCTGCGAACCGGAAACTTTCACTTCAAACAGTGTTTTCGCACATTTCGGCCTTATATATTAAAGGAGATAACATCGACCTATTACAATTCGTAAGTTTAGACGAGATTGAACGAGTTCGCTTAGCGCATAAAGCAACCGGAAGTGATAAGCTAAAAGATATTTTTGATTTTTTAAGAGGAGAAGTGGAATACCACAAAATCAGGTTAGCACTGGGATGGATAGAAAGGAAATAA
- the rlmD gene encoding 23S rRNA (uracil(1939)-C(5))-methyltransferase RlmD: protein MAKKKFEPYIAEGVEIVDIAHDGRAIGKHDDRVIFVDKAVPGDFVDINVNYRRRQLFEGKIDKLHKPSEYRAEPFCSHFGVCGGCKWQHLSYEGQLKFKQKQVVDALERIGGISTESLIPIFGSEKTTYYRNKMEYTFSNKRWLTEEDMQNAANLEQDALGFHVPLRFDKIIDIQHCYLQQDPSNEIRNAIRAYALENQLSFYDLKEHKGQLRNLIIRTASTGELMIIVVFAHASKSVINTMMDYVADRFPQITSLSYVVNQKKNDTIFDQNVVTYKGRDHIFEEMEGIKFKISPKSFYQTNSEQAYNLYKITRDFADFKGDELVYDLYTGAGTIANFVAKKVKQVVGVEYVPEAIEDAKINSEINGIDNTLFYAGDMKDVLNADFIAQHGKPNVVISDPPRAGMHADVVARINEMEPEKIVYVSCNPATQARDLALLNEKYEVVKIQPVDMFPQTIHVENVVLLRKR, encoded by the coding sequence ATGGCAAAAAAGAAATTTGAACCTTACATAGCTGAGGGCGTGGAAATTGTGGACATTGCTCATGATGGGCGTGCAATAGGTAAACATGATGATCGGGTAATCTTTGTTGATAAGGCTGTTCCTGGCGACTTTGTAGATATCAATGTAAATTACAGAAGAAGGCAATTGTTTGAAGGGAAAATCGATAAACTTCATAAACCTTCAGAATATCGTGCAGAGCCTTTTTGTTCTCATTTCGGTGTTTGTGGAGGATGCAAATGGCAGCATTTGAGCTATGAGGGTCAACTTAAATTTAAACAGAAGCAAGTTGTTGATGCTTTGGAGCGTATTGGTGGCATAAGTACTGAATCATTGATCCCTATTTTCGGATCTGAGAAAACGACTTATTACAGAAATAAAATGGAATATACTTTTTCCAATAAGCGTTGGCTTACGGAAGAAGACATGCAAAATGCAGCTAACTTAGAACAGGATGCACTAGGATTTCATGTTCCTTTGCGCTTTGATAAGATCATCGATATTCAGCATTGTTATTTGCAGCAAGATCCTTCTAATGAAATTAGAAATGCGATTCGTGCTTATGCACTTGAAAATCAATTGTCGTTCTATGATTTGAAGGAGCATAAAGGACAACTACGTAACCTGATCATCCGTACGGCAAGTACAGGCGAATTGATGATAATTGTGGTGTTTGCGCATGCAAGTAAATCTGTTATTAATACAATGATGGATTATGTTGCAGATCGATTCCCGCAGATTACTTCATTATCTTATGTGGTTAATCAAAAAAAGAACGATACCATTTTTGACCAAAATGTGGTTACCTATAAAGGCCGTGACCATATTTTTGAAGAAATGGAAGGGATTAAATTTAAAATTTCTCCCAAATCATTCTATCAAACTAACTCTGAGCAGGCTTATAACCTATATAAGATAACCCGCGATTTTGCCGACTTTAAAGGCGACGAATTGGTATACGATCTTTATACCGGGGCAGGGACAATTGCTAATTTTGTTGCAAAGAAAGTAAAGCAAGTTGTGGGTGTTGAGTATGTTCCGGAAGCGATAGAGGATGCTAAGATCAATTCTGAAATCAATGGAATTGATAATACATTATTTTATGCAGGAGATATGAAAGATGTTTTAAATGCAGATTTCATTGCTCAGCATGGAAAACCCAATGTTGTTATCTCTGATCCGCCTAGAGCTGGAATGCATGCAGATGTTGTGGCGCGCATCAACGAAATGGAACCAGAGAAAATCGTGTATGTTAGCTGTAATCCGGCTACGCAAGCAAGAGACTTGGCACTGTTGAATGAAAAGTATGAAGTAGTGAAAATTCAACCGGTTGATATGTTCCCGCAAACAATTCACGTGGAGAATGTTGTTTTACTAAGAAAAAGATAA
- a CDS encoding phosphoribosyltransferase family protein, producing MSTKIKILDKKQIQQKIDRIAYQILEDNFEEKEIVLAGIIPRGNTLAERLKKKIESIGELKVKLVNIELKKDSSSLEAKTDVAIEECIDKVIVVVDDVLNSGRTLVYGLGIFLNIPTKKVRTVVLVDRSHKLFPIHTDFVGLELSTVAQEHIDVVLGVEGQEDAVYLV from the coding sequence ATGAGTACAAAAATTAAGATACTGGATAAAAAACAGATCCAGCAAAAGATAGATCGTATTGCATATCAAATTTTGGAAGACAATTTCGAAGAAAAAGAAATTGTTTTGGCCGGTATCATTCCCCGTGGGAATACACTTGCCGAGCGATTAAAGAAGAAAATCGAATCGATAGGCGAGTTAAAGGTTAAACTGGTAAATATTGAATTGAAGAAGGATAGCAGTTCGTTAGAGGCCAAGACTGATGTTGCAATTGAAGAGTGTATTGATAAAGTGATAGTGGTGGTAGACGATGTGCTGAATAGCGGGCGGACATTAGTTTATGGTTTGGGTATTTTTCTGAATATTCCAACCAAAAAAGTAAGGACGGTTGTATTGGTAGATAGAAGCCATAAATTATTCCCAATCCATACAGATTTTGTAGGTCTGGAGCTTTCTACCGTAGCCCAAGAACATATTGATGTTGTGTTGGGTGTTGAAGGACAGGAGGATGCGGTGTATTTGGTGTAA
- the hemN gene encoding oxygen-independent coproporphyrinogen III oxidase: MNTSLIQKYNVPGPRYTSYPTVPYWNEEEFTKSAWETTAIRAFNESNLTEGISLYIHLPFCESLCTFCGCNKRITKNHGVEDPYIAAVLKEWNMYCDLLGSRPKIKEIHLGGGTPTFFDPDNLRKLILGIFKSADRCKEWEFSFEGHPNNTSYEHLQTLYELGFRRVSFGVQDYDHQIQVAIHRIQPFENVERVHQWAKEIGYTSIGHDLVFGLPKQTRLSIAETIAKTNLLKPDRLAFYSYAHVPWLKGNGQRGFDESDLPKDEDKRALYNLGKLLFEENGYAEIGMDHFALKSDSLYHSAENKLLHRNFMGYTSSKTKLMIGLGVSSISDSWYAFAQNVKSLEEYYALINANELPVFRGHILNLEDLIIRKHILNIMCQLETSWTDESLRFKELDSVIESLHELVEDELILLSDEGLKVTQEGIPFIRNICMAFDLKMIRNKPETRLFSMTI, translated from the coding sequence ATGAATACCAGTCTGATACAAAAATATAATGTTCCCGGCCCAAGATATACCAGCTATCCAACAGTGCCGTACTGGAACGAAGAAGAGTTTACCAAAAGTGCATGGGAAACTACTGCAATACGAGCATTCAATGAATCAAATCTGACGGAAGGCATTAGCTTATATATTCATTTACCTTTCTGTGAAAGTCTCTGTACATTTTGCGGGTGTAATAAGCGCATTACTAAAAATCATGGTGTAGAAGATCCATACATTGCCGCAGTACTGAAAGAGTGGAACATGTATTGCGATCTTTTGGGAAGCCGTCCAAAAATTAAAGAAATTCATTTAGGCGGTGGAACTCCTACATTCTTTGATCCTGATAATCTAAGGAAGCTAATTCTAGGAATCTTTAAATCTGCTGATCGTTGCAAAGAATGGGAGTTCAGTTTTGAAGGCCACCCTAATAATACATCTTATGAACATCTGCAGACTTTATATGAACTGGGTTTCAGAAGAGTAAGTTTTGGTGTACAGGATTATGATCACCAGATTCAAGTCGCAATTCACCGTATTCAACCTTTTGAGAATGTTGAACGTGTGCATCAGTGGGCTAAAGAAATAGGTTATACCTCCATTGGGCACGATTTGGTTTTTGGTTTACCCAAACAAACTCGTTTAAGTATTGCTGAAACAATAGCCAAAACTAATTTGCTAAAACCGGATCGCTTAGCCTTTTATAGTTATGCTCATGTTCCTTGGTTAAAAGGAAACGGACAACGTGGCTTTGATGAAAGTGATTTGCCTAAGGATGAAGATAAACGTGCATTGTACAATTTAGGTAAGTTATTATTTGAAGAAAATGGTTATGCCGAAATAGGTATGGATCATTTTGCTTTGAAATCTGACAGCTTATATCATTCCGCGGAAAACAAATTATTGCATCGCAATTTTATGGGTTATACCTCTTCCAAAACAAAGCTAATGATCGGATTGGGCGTGTCTTCAATTAGTGATTCATGGTACGCCTTCGCTCAAAATGTGAAAAGTCTGGAAGAATATTATGCCTTGATAAATGCTAATGAATTACCTGTTTTCAGAGGCCACATCCTAAACCTTGAAGATTTGATTATCAGGAAACATATTTTAAATATCATGTGTCAGTTAGAGACTTCATGGACAGATGAGTCGTTGAGGTTTAAAGAACTCGATAGTGTGATTGAAAGTTTGCATGAGTTAGTTGAAGACGAACTTATTCTACTTTCTGATGAGGGTTTAAAAGTTACACAAGAAGGTATTCCGTTTATAAGAAACATTTGTATGGCTTTTGACCTAAAAATGATAAGAAACAAGCCTGAAACCCGGCTTTTTTCGATGACAATATAG
- a CDS encoding aldo/keto reductase, translated as MRTKVFGTQGLVASELGLGCMGMSDFYGHKDDNESLKTLKRAHEIGVTFWDTSDMYGPFHNEELLAKALKGIREDIMLATKFGIMRDPADVMKRILNGKPEYVQSACEASLKRLQVEVIDLYYLHRQDPATPIEVTVEAMGKLVKQGKVRGIGLSEVTTETLRKAHAVFPISAVQSEYSLWSREPEDGLLQACKELGVAFVPYSPLGRGFLTGQIKRFEDFDPDDYRRISPRFQGDNFTKNLELVAKIEALAEKKGCKPSQLALAWVLAQGDFIFPIPGTKRIKYLEENAAAVDIKLTVEELKAIDAIAPKGIAAGERYNEAGMKIVNQ; from the coding sequence ATGAGAACAAAAGTATTTGGCACACAAGGTCTTGTTGCTTCTGAGTTGGGCTTGGGTTGTATGGGAATGAGTGATTTTTACGGTCACAAAGATGATAATGAGTCTCTTAAAACATTAAAAAGGGCGCATGAAATTGGCGTTACATTTTGGGATACATCAGATATGTATGGTCCTTTTCATAATGAAGAATTGCTGGCAAAAGCATTGAAGGGTATTCGTGAGGATATAATGCTAGCCACAAAATTCGGAATTATGCGTGATCCTGCAGATGTGATGAAACGCATTTTAAATGGTAAGCCTGAATATGTTCAGTCGGCATGTGAAGCCAGTTTAAAACGATTACAAGTAGAGGTGATTGACCTTTATTATTTACACCGTCAGGATCCGGCAACTCCAATCGAAGTTACCGTTGAAGCCATGGGGAAACTTGTTAAGCAAGGTAAAGTTCGTGGTATTGGCTTATCGGAAGTTACTACAGAAACACTACGTAAGGCTCATGCAGTATTCCCTATTTCAGCAGTTCAAAGTGAATATTCTTTGTGGAGCCGTGAACCGGAAGATGGTTTGTTGCAGGCATGTAAAGAATTGGGTGTTGCATTTGTTCCTTACAGTCCGCTTGGAAGAGGCTTCTTAACCGGACAAATAAAAAGGTTTGAAGACTTTGATCCCGATGATTATCGTAGAATCTCTCCACGTTTTCAAGGTGATAATTTTACTAAAAATTTAGAATTAGTTGCTAAAATTGAGGCTCTTGCTGAAAAGAAGGGATGTAAGCCATCACAATTAGCCTTAGCTTGGGTATTAGCTCAGGGCGATTTTATTTTCCCAATCCCAGGAACTAAACGGATAAAATACCTGGAAGAAAATGCAGCGGCAGTTGATATAAAGCTTACCGTAGAAGAACTAAAAGCAATTGATGCAATTGCTCCAAAAGGTATAGCTGCTGGAGAACGCTATAATGAAGCAGGAATGAAGATCGTTAATCAATAA
- a CDS encoding carcinine hydrolase/isopenicillin-N N-acyltransferase family protein, giving the protein MRQLVLVLSLQLITSLTSTACSILYFIDKTTGKIYAVNNEDYWYNVKPYIKIMPPNKSELGRLWYGWDDFAQGGINQSGLFFDGAVTPNQSTPKGCNKPKGNLGDEILAKCKTVEDALTFLSAKDICLSNGHLLFGDKSGNAAVIEWVKGEKKVIRIANNYLMATNFLLSDTAAGNYPCKRYDAMEAEIKRLTETSTPLTLKEVGNIAAKAVQPKTVTEKRKEAGTLYSTFINISDMEFVLVYKLDNKRITRMNLRETFKLNKAQTIILE; this is encoded by the coding sequence ATGAGACAATTAGTATTAGTCCTAAGTCTTCAATTAATAACCTCATTAACCAGCACAGCCTGCTCTATCTTGTATTTTATTGACAAAACTACAGGCAAAATCTATGCAGTTAATAATGAAGATTATTGGTACAATGTGAAGCCTTACATCAAAATCATGCCTCCGAATAAATCGGAATTAGGGAGATTATGGTATGGATGGGATGATTTTGCTCAAGGCGGAATTAACCAATCCGGATTATTTTTTGATGGAGCGGTAACCCCCAATCAAAGTACACCCAAAGGTTGCAATAAACCTAAAGGCAATTTAGGTGATGAAATTTTGGCTAAGTGCAAAACCGTAGAGGATGCCCTGACATTCTTATCGGCCAAAGATATTTGTTTGTCAAACGGACATTTGCTATTTGGTGATAAATCTGGCAATGCGGCAGTTATCGAATGGGTAAAAGGAGAGAAAAAGGTAATAAGAATAGCCAACAACTATTTAATGGCCACCAATTTCTTACTATCAGATACTGCTGCAGGCAATTATCCTTGTAAGCGTTATGATGCTATGGAAGCAGAGATTAAGCGATTAACCGAGACCTCAACTCCATTAACACTAAAAGAAGTGGGAAATATTGCAGCGAAAGCAGTGCAACCCAAAACAGTTACAGAGAAGAGGAAAGAAGCAGGTACGTTATACTCCACTTTCATAAATATAAGTGATATGGAATTTGTGTTGGTTTATAAGCTGGATAATAAAAGAATTACTCGAATGAACCTTAGGGAAACATTCAAATTAAACAAAGCGCAAACAATTATTTTGGAGTAA
- the tnpA gene encoding IS200/IS605 family transposase, with protein MANTFSQLFVHVIFTVKGRANLIHESFREKVEKYIAGIVSNKKQKLYAIYCMPDHVHILISISPSATISDLVRDIKSASSSFISLNKWVVGKFSWQEGFGAFSYSKSQVDKVVNYIIKQPEHHKHQSFKDEYLELLRRFDVSYNEEYLFDWVES; from the coding sequence ATGGCTAATACGTTCTCTCAATTATTTGTTCATGTAATTTTTACCGTAAAAGGCCGTGCTAATCTAATTCATGAGTCTTTCAGAGAAAAGGTTGAAAAGTATATAGCGGGGATTGTTTCTAATAAGAAACAGAAGTTATATGCTATTTATTGCATGCCAGATCATGTACATATATTGATAAGCATATCCCCCTCTGCTACTATTTCTGACTTGGTGCGAGATATAAAATCGGCGTCATCTTCCTTCATATCATTAAATAAATGGGTTGTTGGCAAATTTAGTTGGCAGGAAGGATTTGGTGCTTTCTCTTATTCAAAATCGCAGGTAGATAAGGTAGTCAATTATATTATCAAGCAGCCAGAACATCATAAACACCAATCGTTTAAAGATGAATATTTAGAGTTATTACGAAGGTTTGATGTTTCCTATAATGAAGAATACCTTTTCGATTGGGTAGAATCCTGA
- a CDS encoding shikimate kinase: MKVFLIGFMGAGKTTFGKKLAKNLNYPFFDLDHLIEEITGGTVGEYFATHGEIKFRELEKDILQTHPFPENYVLSTGGGAPCFHDNMDWMNKNGQTIYLQLSPKALATRLENAKEQRPLIKDLKGDDLIKFIEERLEARDIHYKKAHFIVDGLNVHPEIIANLISKN, translated from the coding sequence ATGAAAGTTTTCCTTATTGGTTTTATGGGGGCCGGAAAAACCACCTTTGGTAAGAAATTGGCAAAAAACCTTAATTATCCTTTTTTCGACCTTGATCATTTAATTGAAGAAATTACAGGAGGTACTGTTGGCGAGTATTTTGCAACACATGGTGAAATAAAGTTCCGAGAGTTGGAAAAGGATATTCTTCAAACACATCCTTTTCCAGAAAACTACGTACTCTCAACAGGTGGCGGGGCACCTTGTTTCCATGACAATATGGACTGGATGAATAAAAATGGTCAAACCATCTATCTTCAACTTTCGCCAAAAGCATTAGCTACTCGTTTAGAAAATGCCAAAGAACAACGCCCTTTAATTAAAGATTTAAAAGGCGATGACCTGATTAAATTCATTGAAGAGCGACTGGAAGCCAGAGATATACATTATAAAAAAGCTCATTTTATAGTCGATGGTTTAAATGTGCACCCCGAAATAATTGCTAATTTAATTAGCAAAAACTAA
- the pepT gene encoding peptidase T — MNNYNFTVVERFMRYVQVDTQSDGSSTASPTTEKQKDLSKILVQELQAMGVADAHLDDFGYVYATIPANTEKKVPVICFCSHVDTSPDCSGKNVKPIIHKNYQGQDLVLPDDNTQVIKMVDHPDLKDQIGNDIITASGTTLLGADNKAGVAEIMDAANYWMAHPEVKHGQIRILFTPDEEVGRGVNNVDMKKLAADFGYTIDGETLGSLENETFSADGLKITIYGVSAHPGFAKGKMESAIKIASEIVAALPKDHLSPETTEGKEGFVHPVGIQGNVEEASVSFIIRDHITANLAKHEDVVKQIAEKVIANYPFSKFEIKISEQYRNFKEVLDQHPQVIEYALEGIKRSGMEPKLQSIRGGTDGSRLSFMGLPCPNVFAGEHAFHSKHEWASVQDMQKAVETIVNIASVWEEKI, encoded by the coding sequence ATGAATAATTATAATTTTACTGTAGTTGAACGTTTTATGCGTTATGTACAGGTTGATACCCAAAGTGATGGCAGTTCAACTGCTTCACCGACCACTGAAAAGCAGAAAGATTTAAGCAAAATATTAGTTCAGGAGTTGCAAGCCATGGGCGTTGCTGATGCTCATCTTGATGATTTCGGCTATGTATATGCAACGATTCCGGCTAATACCGAAAAGAAAGTTCCCGTTATTTGTTTCTGTTCGCATGTGGATACTTCTCCGGATTGTAGTGGGAAAAATGTAAAGCCAATTATTCATAAGAATTACCAAGGACAAGATCTTGTTTTGCCTGATGATAATACCCAGGTTATTAAAATGGTTGATCATCCGGATCTAAAAGATCAGATTGGAAATGATATTATTACAGCTAGCGGAACCACATTATTAGGCGCCGACAATAAAGCTGGTGTTGCGGAAATTATGGATGCTGCCAATTATTGGATGGCGCATCCGGAAGTAAAACATGGTCAGATTCGTATTTTATTTACTCCCGATGAAGAAGTTGGTCGCGGTGTAAATAATGTCGATATGAAAAAACTTGCAGCAGATTTTGGTTACACGATTGATGGCGAAACCTTAGGCTCATTGGAAAATGAAACTTTCTCGGCAGATGGTTTAAAGATTACCATTTATGGAGTGAGTGCTCACCCCGGTTTTGCAAAAGGTAAAATGGAAAGTGCTATCAAAATTGCTTCAGAAATTGTTGCAGCTCTGCCAAAAGATCATTTGTCACCTGAAACTACTGAAGGAAAAGAAGGTTTTGTTCATCCTGTAGGTATCCAGGGAAATGTGGAAGAAGCAAGTGTTTCCTTTATCATTCGCGATCATATTACTGCAAATCTTGCTAAACACGAGGATGTAGTTAAACAAATTGCTGAAAAAGTGATAGCTAATTACCCGTTCTCAAAATTCGAGATCAAGATCAGTGAACAATACAGAAACTTTAAGGAAGTGTTGGATCAGCATCCTCAAGTAATAGAATATGCATTAGAAGGTATTAAGCGTAGTGGTATGGAGCCAAAATTACAAAGTATTAGAGGAGGAACAGATGGTTCTCGCTTATCATTTATGGGCTTGCCTTGTCCGAATGTATTTGCAGGTGAACATGCATTTCACTCAAAACATGAATGGGCATCTGTACAGGACATGCAAAAGGCGGTAGAGACGATTGTTAATATTGCAAGCGTGTGGGAGGAAAAAATTTAG